From Brassica oleracea var. oleracea cultivar TO1000 chromosome C3, BOL, whole genome shotgun sequence, a single genomic window includes:
- the LOC106334920 gene encoding DEAD-box ATP-dependent RNA helicase 14 isoform X1: MAATAPSAVRYAPEDHSLPKPWKGLVDDRTGYLYFWNPETNVTQYERPQPPSNSSSVQVPQASAVPNGSSYAPAKGGDDKYSRATSDGGPRRSRFSEIDDRSGAPYLNGAANGLGNSHPPSSAPVNDISPEAYCRRHEITVSGGQVPPPLMSFETTGFPPELLREVLNAGFSAPTPIQAQSWPIAMQGRDIVAIAKTGSGKTLGYLLPGFMHLQRVRNDSRMGPTILVLSPTRELATQIQDEAVKFGRSSRISCTCLYGGAPKGPQLRDLERGADIVVATPGRLNDILEMRRISLRQVSYLVLDEADRMLDMGFEPQIRKIVKEIPTKRQTLMYTATWPKGVRKIAADLLVNPAQVNIGNVDELVANKSITQHIEVVAPMEKQRRLEQILRSQEPGSKVIIFCSTKRMCDQLTRNLTRQFGAAAIHGDKSQPERDNVLNQFRSGRTPVLVATDVAARGLDVKDIRAVINYDFPNGVEDYVHRIGRTGRAGATGQAFTFFGDQDSKHASDLIKILEGANQRVPPQIRDMAARGGGGMNKFSRWGPPSGGRGGGSGYGGRGGGSGYGGRGSDSGYGGRGGFGSRDSGMGNRSSNGWGRERERSRSPERFNRVPPPSSTGSPPRSFHEAMMKHR; this comes from the exons ATGGCTGCAACCGCTCCTTCCGCAGTCCGTTATGCGCCCGAGGATCATTCTCTTCCCAAGCCGTGGAAGGGCCTTGTTGATGATCGAACTGGATACTTGTACTTTTGGAATCCCGAGACCAACGTTACTCAATACGAGCGACCTCAACCTCCTTCCAACTCCTCCTCCGTTCAGGTTCCTCAAGCCTCTGCCGTACCAAATGGTAGTAGCTATGCTCCTGCCAAGGGTGGTGATGATAAGTACTCTAGAGCCACCAGTGACGGTGGGCCTAGGCGCTCGAGGTTTAGTGAG ATTGATGACAGGAGTGGAGCGCCGTATTTGAATGGGGCTGCCAATGGACTTGGGAACTCTCATCCTCCTTCGTCAGCTCCAGTTAATGATATTTCTCCGGAGGCCTATTGCCGCCGTCATGAAATTACCGTCAGT GGGGGCCAAGTACCACCACCTCTAATGTCCTTTGAAACTACTGGTTTTCCTCCTGAGCTTCTGCGCGAG GTACTCAATGCAGGTTTCTCTGCTCCAACTCCAATTCAAGCTCAGTCGTGGCCAATTGCGATGCAAGGTAGGGACATAGTTGCCATTGCTAAAACTGGCTCGGGAAAAACTTTGGGTTACTTACTTCCTGGATTTATGCATCTTCAACGCGTCCGGAATGATTCGCGAATGGGCCCAACAATCTTGGTACTGTCTCCAACCAGGGAGCTTGCCACACAAATCCAAGACGAAGCTGTTAAATTTGGGAGGTCGTCAAGAATTTCGTGCACA TGCTTGTATGGTGGTGCACCGAAGGGTCCCCAGCTAAGGGATTTGGAAAGAGGAGCTGATATAGTGGTTGCAACTCCGGGACGGTTGAATGACATCCTTGAGATGAGGAGAATTAGTCTGCGTCAAGTATCTTATCTTGTGCTAGATGAGGCAGATAGAATGTTGGACATGGGTTTCGAACCGCAAATAAGGAAGATTGTGAAAGAGATTCCTACTAAGCGCCAAACTCTTATGTACACAGCTACATGGCCAAAGGGAGTCAGGAAGATTGCAGCGGACTTGCTTGTTAACCCTGCTCAGGTCAACATTGGTAACGTCGACGAGCTTGTGGCTAACAAGTCGATCACACAG CACATTGAAGTGGTAGCACCAATGGAGAAACAGAGGAGGTTAGAGCAGATATTGAGGTCTCAGGAACCAGGCTCGAAGGTGATAATATTCTGCTCAACCAAAAGGATGTGCGACCAGCTAACTCGCAATCTGACCCGCCAATTTGGAGCTGCTGCCATACATGGAGACAAGTCACAGCCTGAGAGAGACAATGTTCTGAATCAGTTCCGCAGTGGCAGGACTCCGGTTCTTGTTGCAACTGATGTTGCTGCTCGCGGGCTGGACGTTAAGGACATCAG GGCGGTCATAAACTATGATTTCCCCAATGGAGTGGAAGACTATGTGCATAGAATCGGAAGAACAGGAAGAGCTGGAGCGACTGGTCAGGCATTCACATTCTTTGGCGATCAAGACTCGAAACATGCTTCGGATCTAATCAAGATCTTGGAAGGAGCAAACCAGCGAGTTCCTCCTCAGATCCGCGATATGGCTGCACGTGGTGGCGGTGGAATGAACAAGTTCAGCCGTTGGGGTCCACCTTCCGGAGGCCGAGGTGGCGGCTCTGGTTATGGTGGCAGAGGTGGCGGCTCTGGTTATGGTGGCAGAGGTAGCGACTCAGGTTATGGTGGCAGAGGTGGCTTTGGTTCACGTGACAG TGGAATGGGAAATAGAAGCAGCAATGGATGGGGAAGAGAGCGTGAAAGGAGTCGTAGCCCGGAGAGATTCAACAGAGTTCCACCACCGTCTTCTACTGGATCTCCTCCTCGCAGCTTCCATGAAGCCATGATGAAACACCGATAA
- the LOC106334920 gene encoding DEAD-box ATP-dependent RNA helicase 14 isoform X2 produces MAATAPSAVRYAPEDHSLPKPWKGLVDDRTGYLYFWNPETNVTQYERPQPPSNSSSVQVPQASAVPNGSSYAPAKGGDDKYSRATSDGGPRRSRFSEIDDRSGAPYLNGAANGLGNSHPPSSAPVNDISPEAYCRRHEITVSGGQVPPPLMSFETTGFPPELLREVLNAGFSAPTPIQAQSWPIAMQGRDIVAIAKTGSGKTLGYLLPGFMHLQRVRNDSRMGPTILVLSPTRELATQIQDEAVKFGRSSRISCTCLYGGAPKGPQLRDLERGADIVVATPGRLNDILEMRRISLRQVSYLVLDEADRMLDMGFEPQIRKIVKEIPTKRQTLMYTATWPKGVRKIAADLLVNPAQVNIGNVDELVANKSITQHIEVVAPMEKQRRLEQILRSQEPGSKVIIFCSTKRMCDQLTRNLTRQFGAAAIHGDKSQPERDNVLNQFRSGRTPVLVATDVAARGLDVKDIRAVINYDFPNGVEDYVHRIGRTGRAGATGQAFTFFGDQDSKHASDLIKILEGANQRVPPQIRDMAARGGGGMNKFSRWGPPSGGRGGGSGYGGRGGGSGYGGRGSDSGYGGRGGFGSRDRSSNGWGRERERSRSPERFNRVPPPSSTGSPPRSFHEAMMKHR; encoded by the exons ATGGCTGCAACCGCTCCTTCCGCAGTCCGTTATGCGCCCGAGGATCATTCTCTTCCCAAGCCGTGGAAGGGCCTTGTTGATGATCGAACTGGATACTTGTACTTTTGGAATCCCGAGACCAACGTTACTCAATACGAGCGACCTCAACCTCCTTCCAACTCCTCCTCCGTTCAGGTTCCTCAAGCCTCTGCCGTACCAAATGGTAGTAGCTATGCTCCTGCCAAGGGTGGTGATGATAAGTACTCTAGAGCCACCAGTGACGGTGGGCCTAGGCGCTCGAGGTTTAGTGAG ATTGATGACAGGAGTGGAGCGCCGTATTTGAATGGGGCTGCCAATGGACTTGGGAACTCTCATCCTCCTTCGTCAGCTCCAGTTAATGATATTTCTCCGGAGGCCTATTGCCGCCGTCATGAAATTACCGTCAGT GGGGGCCAAGTACCACCACCTCTAATGTCCTTTGAAACTACTGGTTTTCCTCCTGAGCTTCTGCGCGAG GTACTCAATGCAGGTTTCTCTGCTCCAACTCCAATTCAAGCTCAGTCGTGGCCAATTGCGATGCAAGGTAGGGACATAGTTGCCATTGCTAAAACTGGCTCGGGAAAAACTTTGGGTTACTTACTTCCTGGATTTATGCATCTTCAACGCGTCCGGAATGATTCGCGAATGGGCCCAACAATCTTGGTACTGTCTCCAACCAGGGAGCTTGCCACACAAATCCAAGACGAAGCTGTTAAATTTGGGAGGTCGTCAAGAATTTCGTGCACA TGCTTGTATGGTGGTGCACCGAAGGGTCCCCAGCTAAGGGATTTGGAAAGAGGAGCTGATATAGTGGTTGCAACTCCGGGACGGTTGAATGACATCCTTGAGATGAGGAGAATTAGTCTGCGTCAAGTATCTTATCTTGTGCTAGATGAGGCAGATAGAATGTTGGACATGGGTTTCGAACCGCAAATAAGGAAGATTGTGAAAGAGATTCCTACTAAGCGCCAAACTCTTATGTACACAGCTACATGGCCAAAGGGAGTCAGGAAGATTGCAGCGGACTTGCTTGTTAACCCTGCTCAGGTCAACATTGGTAACGTCGACGAGCTTGTGGCTAACAAGTCGATCACACAG CACATTGAAGTGGTAGCACCAATGGAGAAACAGAGGAGGTTAGAGCAGATATTGAGGTCTCAGGAACCAGGCTCGAAGGTGATAATATTCTGCTCAACCAAAAGGATGTGCGACCAGCTAACTCGCAATCTGACCCGCCAATTTGGAGCTGCTGCCATACATGGAGACAAGTCACAGCCTGAGAGAGACAATGTTCTGAATCAGTTCCGCAGTGGCAGGACTCCGGTTCTTGTTGCAACTGATGTTGCTGCTCGCGGGCTGGACGTTAAGGACATCAG GGCGGTCATAAACTATGATTTCCCCAATGGAGTGGAAGACTATGTGCATAGAATCGGAAGAACAGGAAGAGCTGGAGCGACTGGTCAGGCATTCACATTCTTTGGCGATCAAGACTCGAAACATGCTTCGGATCTAATCAAGATCTTGGAAGGAGCAAACCAGCGAGTTCCTCCTCAGATCCGCGATATGGCTGCACGTGGTGGCGGTGGAATGAACAAGTTCAGCCGTTGGGGTCCACCTTCCGGAGGCCGAGGTGGCGGCTCTGGTTATGGTGGCAGAGGTGGCGGCTCTGGTTATGGTGGCAGAGGTAGCGACTCAGGTTATGGTGGCAGAGGTGGCTTTGGTTCACGTGACAG AAGCAGCAATGGATGGGGAAGAGAGCGTGAAAGGAGTCGTAGCCCGGAGAGATTCAACAGAGTTCCACCACCGTCTTCTACTGGATCTCCTCCTCGCAGCTTCCATGAAGCCATGATGAAACACCGATAA
- the LOC106333148 gene encoding transcription factor MYB57-like — MKKTGRSGKERITSQKEEEEGTVRKGPWTMEEDLILFNYILNHGEGLWNSVAKASGLKRTGKSCRLRWLNYLRPDVRRGNITAEEQLLIIQLQAKLGNRWSKIAKHLPGRTDNEIKNFWRTKIQRHMKLSSSETMNTRHCLGSSQSSVMTTTDQGSSSSKAFHMAESLKSTETMTTSYNVMEQSNDSYWSVEDLWPVQLFNDDHHHHQLL; from the exons ATGAAGAAGACAGGGAGATCAGGGAAAGAGAGAATAACATCTCAAAAAGAAGAAGAAGAAGGAACAGTGAGGAAAGGGCCATGGACTATGGAAGAAGATTTGATCCTCTTTAATTACATACTTAATCATGGTGAAGGTCTTTGGAACTCTGTCGCCAAAGCCTCTG GTCTAAAACGTACGGGAAAGAGTTGTCGGCTCCGGTGGCTGAACTATCTCAGACCAGATGTGCGGCGAGGGAACATAACAGCAGAAGAACAGCTTTTGATCATTCAACTTCAGGCTAAGCTTGGAAACAG GTGGTCGAAGATTGCGAAACATCTACCGGGGAGAACGGACAACGAGATAAAGAATTTCTGGAGGACAAAGATTCAGAGACACATGAAATTGTCGTCGTCGGAAACTATGAATACTCGTCACTGCTTGGGAAGTTCACAGAGCTCGGTGATGACAACAACGGACCAAGGCAGCAGCTCCAGCAAAGCTTTCCATATGGCTGAGAGTTTAAAATCCACAGAGACGATGACAACATCATATAATGTGATGGAACAGTCTAACGACAGTTACTGGAGCGTTGAAGATCTATGGCCCGTCCAGTTGTTTAATGATGACCACCACCACCACCAATTGCTTTAA